Proteins from one Bacteroides mediterraneensis genomic window:
- a CDS encoding two-component regulator propeller domain-containing protein, whose translation MKRHLLLYPIFTLISIFAWGNSTISTEYINFSPLRNLIQLPTNEVRNLFQDKEGYIWIATYNGLVRYDGYSTKVYHAGPEGSEKSIDGFINTIAEDYQCNLWIGTHNGLYKLNKKNDKIEKISLPHPQVTNVETVTCTHKGAVWVGTNKGLFIKKENEASFTQYKFETNIDVKSILEDKRGHIWIGTWSQGLYRYDPMRQQLYTYHNVCPSNSAHVIFQDKNENIWIGTWRYGLLKMQNPYDMQHYGFIRYTHDTNNPSSIADNIIYAITQDKNTGKIWIGSRSALSIMESENGTFTNYYPSDKSGHLPFNEVDALLSSTDGLMWVGMLGGGIRVANTNTRKFNLNSLRTIRDIFPSASVRAICPIDHNWIWIGIMGFGFVKYNIRSQEVIPYNQMQAFKELPPVSTINEIIRLKGKDEYCFATWDDGLWIFDGKKVREINIDSYPQLTDVCIYSVFEDNHGNIWLGTRSGIFLLDIKRKMYALNDLIENGSYIPPKESIFRLQEDKDGNIWAATPNSGIWKITPKNHKFVTKQYSINLGNAEAVGAMTLYIDSENTIWAGTNGKGLNVYNPHKDCFQNALPNAMKKGEVVSCILEDNQKGLWVTMTSEMIHIDKTKKGNNIQAFTTEDGLQDYIFNRNACAKGQDGKLYFGGVHGINSFFPEEINYDTVSYPVVLTDLKIYNTSISHMADTELQKIMDSSLEYTQHITLSYKQNNFSIGFSALNYINPLLNKYEYKLEGYDNQWISTEGYQPAAFYNNLPAGTYTFSVKGSNPNGLWSDNIRSVTLTILPPPWLTWWAYCIYAILFALLIWYAYRIIRKRIHLQQMVEWANMQRQKNEEINHSKLQFFTNITHELLTPLSIISASIDEIKIHFPETRNSLPEIEDNLLRLKRLIQQILEFRKVENGRQKLKVSYGNLTTFLQHSAQAFTPLVKKRNLHFAFQNMNTEYQGYFDHDKLDKIIYNLLSNAAKYTTENKTITIAQAYQSEQKLFQISISNPGEPIPENKLKHLFERFYEGEYRKFHTIGTGIGLSLTKDLTLLHHGQIKVESDKEKGNTFTILIPINKDAYSKEEIDEENENYANVESNTQQEETNYLPADTIPAFPDHGSKKEKPSLLLVEDNEELRNVMRRILTDYFDLTEASCGETALLQLEDKNIDIIVSDVMMPGMDGFELCKKVKEKFETKHIPVILLTARTSDIDRIEGYEAGADGYICKPLNISVLLAKIENLLKKSEAHNGDSRKQLIFEAKHVDYTSQDEEFLKKAIECVNAHLSDVDFDTVTFVKEMQMSRSTLNEKLKQLTDMTPLTFISSIRLQAAFRLLEEKKKIRVSELAYSVGFNDPKYFSQCFKKKFGFLPKEYTTNKENDKE comes from the coding sequence ATGAAACGACATCTTCTACTATACCCAATATTTACCTTAATTTCCATTTTTGCATGGGGAAATTCCACTATTTCCACAGAATATATTAACTTCAGCCCACTAAGGAACCTCATACAACTTCCCACAAACGAAGTCCGGAATCTTTTTCAAGACAAAGAAGGCTACATTTGGATTGCCACTTATAACGGACTGGTACGCTATGACGGTTATTCCACCAAAGTATACCATGCAGGACCTGAAGGCAGTGAAAAATCAATTGACGGATTCATCAATACCATTGCAGAGGATTACCAGTGCAATCTATGGATTGGCACCCATAACGGGTTATACAAACTGAATAAGAAGAACGATAAAATAGAAAAAATTTCGCTTCCACATCCGCAAGTGACAAATGTAGAGACAGTCACATGCACCCACAAAGGAGCGGTATGGGTAGGAACCAACAAAGGCCTGTTCATAAAGAAAGAAAATGAAGCCAGTTTCACCCAATATAAGTTTGAAACAAACATTGACGTCAAATCCATACTAGAAGACAAGAGAGGACATATTTGGATTGGTACATGGAGCCAAGGACTCTACCGCTATGACCCTATGCGACAACAACTTTACACTTATCATAATGTATGTCCCAGCAATTCCGCACATGTCATTTTTCAGGATAAGAATGAAAATATATGGATTGGGACATGGAGGTATGGCCTATTAAAAATGCAGAATCCATACGACATGCAACACTATGGATTTATCCGATACACCCATGATACAAATAACCCATCGAGCATTGCAGATAATATTATCTATGCCATCACTCAAGACAAAAACACCGGAAAAATCTGGATTGGCTCTCGAAGTGCACTCAGCATCATGGAATCTGAAAACGGAACATTTACCAATTATTATCCGAGCGACAAAAGCGGACATCTCCCTTTTAATGAAGTGGATGCATTACTATCCAGCACTGACGGCTTGATGTGGGTAGGAATGCTTGGAGGAGGAATCCGTGTAGCCAACACCAATACCCGGAAATTCAACCTGAATTCGCTGAGAACCATACGCGACATATTTCCCAGCGCATCGGTCAGAGCAATCTGCCCTATCGACCATAATTGGATCTGGATAGGCATCATGGGATTTGGATTTGTAAAATACAACATCCGGAGCCAAGAAGTCATTCCCTACAACCAAATGCAAGCATTTAAAGAATTACCTCCCGTATCAACCATCAACGAAATCATTCGTCTCAAAGGTAAAGACGAATATTGCTTCGCCACATGGGATGACGGACTTTGGATTTTTGACGGGAAAAAAGTGCGGGAAATCAACATTGACTCTTATCCACAACTGACGGATGTGTGCATCTACTCCGTATTTGAGGATAATCACGGAAATATATGGTTGGGAACCCGAAGCGGCATCTTTTTACTCGACATCAAAAGGAAAATGTATGCACTGAACGACTTGATAGAAAACGGCTCCTATATTCCTCCCAAAGAATCCATATTCCGTTTGCAAGAAGACAAAGACGGCAATATCTGGGCTGCAACTCCTAATTCAGGTATTTGGAAAATCACTCCCAAGAACCATAAATTCGTCACCAAACAATACAGCATCAACCTCGGGAATGCAGAAGCTGTGGGTGCCATGACACTGTATATTGACAGCGAGAATACCATTTGGGCAGGTACAAATGGGAAAGGACTAAATGTTTACAATCCTCACAAAGATTGTTTTCAGAATGCATTACCCAATGCAATGAAAAAGGGGGAAGTGGTATCTTGCATACTCGAAGACAACCAGAAAGGACTATGGGTTACCATGACCTCTGAAATGATTCATATTGATAAAACGAAAAAAGGAAACAACATACAGGCATTCACCACCGAAGACGGACTGCAAGATTACATATTCAACCGGAACGCCTGTGCCAAAGGACAAGACGGCAAACTGTATTTCGGCGGGGTACACGGCATAAACAGTTTCTTTCCGGAAGAAATCAATTATGATACAGTTTCATATCCTGTAGTATTAACCGACTTGAAAATCTACAACACCTCCATTTCACACATGGCAGACACGGAACTGCAAAAAATAATGGATTCATCCCTGGAATATACACAACATATAACTCTCTCATACAAACAAAATAATTTCAGTATCGGATTCTCGGCATTAAACTATATCAACCCTCTACTGAATAAATATGAATACAAGCTGGAAGGATATGATAATCAATGGATTTCCACGGAAGGTTACCAGCCTGCCGCATTCTATAACAATCTTCCTGCAGGTACTTATACCTTTTCTGTAAAAGGAAGCAATCCGAATGGATTATGGTCGGACAACATACGTTCTGTAACCCTCACAATATTACCTCCTCCCTGGCTAACTTGGTGGGCTTATTGCATTTATGCCATTCTTTTCGCCCTACTGATATGGTACGCTTACAGAATCATACGCAAAAGAATCCATTTGCAACAAATGGTAGAATGGGCTAATATGCAGCGCCAGAAAAATGAGGAAATCAATCATAGCAAACTGCAATTCTTCACCAATATCACCCATGAGCTACTGACTCCCTTATCCATTATATCCGCTTCTATTGATGAAATAAAAATACATTTCCCGGAAACTCGGAACTCACTGCCGGAAATAGAAGACAACCTATTGCGGTTGAAGCGATTAATACAGCAGATACTGGAATTCAGAAAAGTGGAAAACGGACGTCAGAAGCTAAAGGTTTCCTACGGTAACCTAACGACTTTCCTCCAACATTCCGCACAAGCTTTTACCCCATTGGTAAAAAAAAGAAATCTGCACTTTGCCTTTCAAAACATGAATACCGAATACCAAGGTTATTTTGACCATGACAAATTAGATAAAATCATTTACAACCTTTTATCTAATGCAGCCAAATATACAACAGAAAATAAGACAATTACGATAGCCCAGGCCTATCAAAGCGAACAAAAGCTGTTCCAGATAAGCATCAGCAACCCAGGAGAACCGATACCTGAAAATAAACTGAAACATCTGTTTGAAAGATTTTATGAAGGGGAATATCGTAAATTCCACACCATTGGAACCGGAATCGGACTGTCTTTGACGAAAGATCTTACCCTCTTACATCATGGACAGATTAAAGTGGAGAGCGACAAAGAAAAAGGAAATACGTTTACTATATTAATTCCCATAAACAAAGACGCTTATAGCAAAGAAGAAATTGATGAAGAAAACGAAAACTATGCGAATGTGGAATCGAATACCCAACAGGAAGAAACCAACTATTTACCTGCAGATACCATCCCGGCATTCCCAGACCATGGTTCCAAGAAAGAAAAGCCTTCCTTATTGCTGGTAGAAGACAATGAAGAGCTACGGAATGTCATGCGGCGCATCCTTACAGATTATTTTGACCTTACAGAAGCTTCCTGCGGTGAAACGGCTTTACTTCAACTGGAGGACAAGAATATAGATATAATCGTGTCCGACGTCATGATGCCAGGAATGGACGGATTTGAACTATGCAAGAAAGTGAAAGAAAAATTCGAGACAAAACATATTCCGGTTATCCTGCTAACTGCCAGAACCAGCGATATCGATAGAATTGAAGGATATGAAGCAGGAGCAGACGGATATATATGCAAACCGCTGAATATTTCAGTCCTGCTCGCCAAAATAGAGAACCTACTGAAGAAAAGTGAGGCCCACAATGGTGATTCCAGAAAACAACTGATTTTTGAAGCCAAACACGTAGACTATACAAGCCAAGATGAAGAATTTCTAAAGAAAGCCATCGAATGTGTGAATGCACATTTGAGCGATGTGGATTTCGATACAGTGACATTTGTCAAGGAAATGCAAATGTCCAGAAGTACGTTAAATGAAAAGCTGAAACAACTGACCGATATGACACCTCTTACATTCATATCAAGCATACGCCTGCAGGCTGCATTCCGCCTACTGGAAGAAAAGAAAAAAATACGTGTCTCCGAGCTGGCCTATTCTGTAGGTTTCAATGACCCTAAATACTTTAGCCAATGTTTCAAGAAAAAATTTGGATTTTTACCTAAAGAATATACCACAAACAAGGAAAACGACAAAGAATAA
- a CDS encoding TonB-dependent receptor, which translates to MLALGLLISYSTHIEANIANETTSIQQNNTYKVSGIVTDTNGEPVIGASIVEKGTSNGTITDLDGKFVLEVSAGATLNISYIGYKSQEAKVDRNGLSLKLTLKEDTETLDEVIVVGYGTVRKADLAGSVAVMDNKSFKDQPVTRISEALQGRVSGVQVENSGVPGGDIRIRVRGANSVNLSNEPLYVVDGIVREGGLSGLNTDDIKSIQVLKDASSTAIYGSRGANGVVLVTTKTGVAGQTQITFDASVGVSNVYKHYDMLSPYEYAEAYNFWYPGNGYSDSELEALKTGKKGINWQDEMFRSGLVQNYKLALSGGSEKTQYYVSANYVNEQGVLRYSDNERYSARVNLNSDVTKWLTVTTDIQFTHGVRNGNTYIASKGNPIFNSLNYDPTMDMFTEDGKYNVGKNTTGGNPLAAIEATDNELRTYAATGNLSLRFKIIDGLTFTTTNAFDYQDNKSYSFSSAKAGPTAISSMGNSDAFRMMLQSTNNFTYMKKFGKHNLTATAVWEATSTEYRNMNIGGNNLSTEAVGWWNVNMASTKTLGNSYSRETLLSGVGRVIYNYNDRYTLTATFRADGSSKFSKDKWGYFPSIAAAWDISNEPFLKDFHAIQNMKLRASYGVIGNQGIGSYSTLGLLGQAYTNYGTSSQLYYGYWPTSLPTPDVTWEKTKQFDLGLEFAVWNQRLSFSFDYFYKRTVDCLMQEPIPGYNGGGNYLANVGRIDNKGLDFSINAHLIQTKDWQWNTTLTGTYLKNEVKSLGTNEYIYGKTPADKMADESTIVMPGYSIGSFYGYIWEGISKDGKNVYADLNNNGSIDAGDRTVIGNANPNFTFGWNNTVNYKNWDLSMFLTGAFGMDRLNLVRYAMSTSISDASFINTKEAYEYNWDVNPNNAKFASLLNGGTNYANSTQWVENASYVRLANLSLGYTFPKSKTKFADIRLSVSCQNLFTITKYKGMDPTASAFTDDSSKSVDVSSGVDIGGYPTPRTFTFGVKMNF; encoded by the coding sequence ATGTTAGCTTTAGGACTGCTCATATCCTATTCCACTCACATTGAAGCTAACATTGCCAACGAAACGACTAGCATCCAACAAAACAACACCTACAAAGTTAGCGGAATTGTCACCGATACGAATGGGGAACCTGTAATTGGAGCCAGTATCGTCGAAAAAGGTACATCCAATGGAACAATTACAGACCTTGATGGAAAATTCGTTCTTGAAGTCAGTGCAGGAGCCACATTAAACATATCTTACATAGGTTATAAAAGCCAAGAAGCGAAAGTCGACCGCAATGGATTATCACTCAAGCTTACCTTAAAAGAAGATACTGAAACACTAGACGAAGTCATCGTGGTTGGATACGGAACAGTCCGTAAAGCCGACTTGGCTGGTTCCGTAGCTGTCATGGACAACAAGTCTTTCAAAGACCAGCCTGTAACCCGAATCTCCGAAGCTCTTCAAGGACGTGTATCCGGCGTACAAGTAGAAAACAGTGGAGTTCCGGGCGGAGATATCCGAATCCGTGTACGTGGTGCCAACTCTGTAAACCTTAGCAATGAGCCTCTATATGTAGTAGACGGAATTGTTCGTGAAGGAGGTTTAAGCGGCCTCAACACTGACGACATCAAATCTATCCAAGTTTTAAAAGATGCCTCTTCTACTGCAATATATGGTTCTCGAGGTGCCAATGGAGTTGTATTGGTTACAACAAAGACAGGTGTGGCCGGACAAACTCAAATTACATTTGATGCATCAGTAGGAGTATCCAATGTATACAAACACTATGATATGCTCAGCCCGTACGAATATGCTGAAGCATATAATTTCTGGTATCCAGGAAACGGTTACTCTGACAGCGAACTGGAAGCGCTCAAGACAGGAAAAAAAGGAATCAACTGGCAGGATGAAATGTTCCGGTCCGGCTTGGTACAAAACTACAAACTAGCCCTTTCAGGAGGTAGTGAGAAAACACAGTATTATGTTTCTGCCAATTACGTAAACGAACAGGGTGTACTGCGTTATTCTGACAATGAAAGATACTCCGCACGTGTCAACTTAAATTCAGACGTAACAAAATGGCTGACGGTTACTACCGACATACAATTCACTCATGGTGTAAGAAACGGAAACACCTACATTGCCAGCAAAGGAAATCCTATATTCAACTCGCTGAACTATGATCCTACCATGGACATGTTTACTGAAGACGGGAAATATAATGTAGGTAAAAACACAACTGGAGGTAATCCGTTGGCAGCCATCGAAGCCACAGACAATGAACTGCGCACTTATGCAGCCACTGGAAATCTGTCATTGCGATTCAAGATTATTGACGGATTGACATTTACAACTACAAATGCATTCGATTATCAGGATAACAAATCATATTCATTCTCTTCTGCCAAAGCAGGTCCTACAGCCATCAGCAGCATGGGCAATAGTGATGCCTTCCGAATGATGTTGCAATCTACGAACAATTTCACTTACATGAAAAAATTCGGTAAACATAACCTGACTGCCACAGCTGTCTGGGAAGCCACCTCAACCGAATATCGCAACATGAACATCGGTGGAAATAATCTTTCCACGGAAGCTGTAGGGTGGTGGAATGTAAACATGGCAAGCACAAAAACATTAGGTAACAGCTACTCAAGAGAAACCTTACTATCGGGTGTAGGACGTGTGATTTATAACTACAACGACCGCTATACCTTAACAGCGACATTCCGTGCAGATGGTTCTTCTAAGTTCAGCAAAGACAAATGGGGATACTTTCCTTCTATTGCAGCAGCATGGGACATCAGCAACGAACCTTTCCTGAAAGATTTCCACGCAATACAAAACATGAAATTGCGTGCCAGCTATGGTGTGATTGGTAATCAAGGCATTGGATCATACTCTACTCTTGGATTGTTAGGGCAAGCTTATACCAACTATGGAACTTCTTCACAACTGTATTATGGTTACTGGCCCACATCATTACCAACCCCTGATGTCACTTGGGAAAAGACCAAACAATTTGACTTAGGACTGGAATTTGCCGTATGGAACCAGCGTTTGTCATTCTCATTCGACTATTTCTACAAACGTACGGTCGACTGCTTGATGCAGGAACCTATTCCAGGTTATAACGGAGGTGGAAACTATCTGGCAAATGTAGGACGAATTGACAATAAAGGTCTTGATTTCTCTATCAACGCTCATCTAATCCAAACAAAGGACTGGCAATGGAATACAACTTTAACAGGTACATACCTGAAGAATGAAGTAAAAAGCTTAGGTACCAATGAGTATATTTACGGAAAAACTCCTGCCGATAAAATGGCAGATGAATCTACTATCGTCATGCCGGGATACAGCATTGGTTCTTTCTACGGATATATTTGGGAAGGAATCAGTAAAGATGGTAAGAATGTATATGCAGATTTGAACAATAATGGAAGTATTGATGCCGGCGACCGTACTGTAATCGGTAATGCAAATCCAAACTTCACCTTTGGATGGAACAATACAGTAAACTACAAGAACTGGGATTTAAGCATGTTCCTGACAGGAGCTTTTGGAATGGACCGCCTGAATCTGGTACGCTATGCCATGTCTACCTCTATCTCAGATGCATCCTTCATCAACACAAAAGAAGCATACGAATACAACTGGGATGTCAATCCGAACAATGCCAAATTTGCATCTTTACTGAACGGAGGTACCAACTATGCAAACTCAACTCAATGGGTGGAAAATGCCAGTTATGTACGCTTGGCTAACTTAAGTTTAGGATATACTTTCCCGAAATCTAAAACAAAATTTGCTGATATCCGTTTGTCTGTCAGTTGCCAGAACCTGTTCACCATTACCAAATATAAAGGTATGGATCCTACAGCCTCAGCCTTTACAGACGATTCTTCAAAGAGTGTGGACGTAAGTAGCGGCGTAGATATAGGTGGTTATCCAACTCCTAGAACTTTCACCTTCGGTGTAAAGATGAATTTCTAA
- a CDS encoding RagB/SusD family nutrient uptake outer membrane protein: MKTKIFISALMACAITMSSCSDFLTEDPKGQMVPENYFTSQNDLDGAINVLYAQVQYSINGTHTLSPNWMGDDLTALTSGNKDVYREFDSYKVNDNNADSKSAWNTNYAIIKAANFIINNIEKVPTTEEEINIGKGQALFWRAVAYFKLVRWYGEIPLILTTDLDFNVEKSTIAQVYTQICNDLEEAERILPDAYTSAPRIADGLNNYINKGAAQAVLAAVYMARAGYPLNETSYYTKAAQMAKAVIDGATSNKYYYKLENNYKDRFMYVSNPYSKEGVVAVKFNKDNPWGWSGLDSWNSVCQAYESVTNGGWGDAVGEIKYWKEMPEGPRKDAIYGSDGGKILVEKNTYKDQVIDWYQKDNNGAFILSECHPMFRTLLYGGGTDGSAMNDYNDREYTMNNGICSQTLYLVSYSEVLLWYAEAQARSGSVTEEAKQCLQEVLDRAYGEGVEKAENYANDPTTFANKCLKEHGYEVTGYYVALVVRANDQLRMNDLKNTFASRQTNTPVEVAPGVSLTEGVEVTGSWDDSRNYATIPSFDADLNGNLK; the protein is encoded by the coding sequence ATGAAAACAAAAATATTTATAAGCGCATTAATGGCTTGTGCAATAACCATGAGCTCTTGCAGTGACTTCCTGACCGAAGATCCGAAGGGACAAATGGTACCCGAAAATTACTTCACCTCACAGAACGACCTGGATGGTGCCATCAACGTACTATATGCCCAAGTACAATATTCCATTAACGGCACACACACTTTATCTCCTAACTGGATGGGCGATGACTTGACCGCACTCACAAGTGGAAATAAAGATGTGTATCGGGAATTTGACAGTTACAAAGTAAATGACAACAATGCCGACTCAAAGAGCGCATGGAACACCAACTATGCCATTATAAAGGCAGCGAACTTTATCATTAACAATATAGAAAAAGTACCCACAACTGAAGAAGAAATCAACATAGGAAAAGGACAAGCACTCTTTTGGAGAGCCGTAGCTTACTTTAAACTGGTACGCTGGTACGGAGAAATTCCTTTGATACTGACTACAGACTTGGATTTTAACGTCGAAAAATCCACGATAGCCCAAGTCTACACTCAAATATGCAACGATTTGGAGGAAGCTGAACGTATTTTACCTGATGCCTATACTTCTGCTCCCCGAATTGCAGACGGCCTGAATAACTACATTAATAAAGGAGCAGCACAAGCAGTATTGGCGGCTGTTTACATGGCACGAGCCGGATATCCGCTAAATGAGACTTCTTACTATACCAAAGCTGCCCAAATGGCTAAAGCTGTGATTGATGGAGCAACAAGCAATAAATACTATTACAAATTGGAAAACAACTACAAAGACCGGTTCATGTATGTGTCTAACCCCTATTCAAAGGAAGGTGTAGTAGCTGTTAAATTCAACAAAGACAATCCATGGGGATGGTCTGGATTAGATTCTTGGAACTCTGTTTGTCAAGCATACGAATCTGTCACCAATGGCGGATGGGGAGATGCCGTAGGCGAAATCAAATATTGGAAAGAAATGCCGGAAGGACCACGAAAAGATGCTATCTATGGAAGTGATGGAGGTAAAATCTTGGTCGAAAAGAACACCTATAAAGATCAAGTGATTGATTGGTACCAGAAGGATAATAATGGTGCATTCATTCTCAGTGAATGTCATCCGATGTTCCGAACCTTACTATATGGAGGAGGTACGGATGGTAGTGCAATGAATGACTATAACGACCGGGAATACACCATGAACAACGGTATCTGTAGCCAGACATTATACTTAGTTTCATACAGTGAAGTTCTGCTATGGTATGCTGAAGCACAAGCCCGCAGTGGTTCTGTCACAGAAGAAGCTAAACAATGTTTACAGGAAGTTCTGGATCGTGCATACGGAGAAGGAGTGGAAAAAGCGGAAAACTATGCCAATGACCCGACTACATTTGCAAACAAATGCTTGAAGGAACATGGATATGAAGTCACAGGATATTATGTAGCTCTTGTGGTTCGCGCCAATGACCAACTCCGTATGAATGACCTCAAGAACACATTTGCTTCACGCCAGACCAATACTCCAGTAGAAGTCGCTCCAGGCGTTTCTCTGACAGAAGGTGTGGAAGTGACAGGCAGCTGGGATGATTCACGCAACTATGCCACAATTCCTTCATTTGACGCTGATCTGAACGGAAACTTGAAATAA